One Osmerus eperlanus chromosome 16, fOsmEpe2.1, whole genome shotgun sequence DNA segment encodes these proteins:
- the LOC134036105 gene encoding myocilin-like — protein MWLLVAMCLTCLMLCSQGQDRASLQRSSDNDGRCQYTFTVDSPAEASCPGVHGGPELEGIRSRLTLLEALVSRLVGGERAEAEGGLQESCSPGEKNQLLQDKEQLDRQVQELQRRVDEMSLEAETLRQRPCHQPQAPGGPLQELNQRTDSASDNGSYQEMKAEVTEVPASRLIPESAQNFTGCGDLVSVGEPVLHRKADGITGKYGVWLQDPEALVPPYTNKTVWRIDTVGKDVRQLFAYEDKEQFARGFPMKVLVLPEPVESTGATLYRGSFYYQRRRSRTLLRYDLASESLAARLDLPHAGFHGQHPYSWGGYTDIDLAVDEQGLWAIYSTSKAKGAIVLSRLDPDSLEVRKTWETNIRKNTVANAFMVCGRLYTVASYTALNTTINHVFDTATGEGRAIAVPFRNRYRYNSMVDYNHAQRKLYAWDNFHMITYDVRLGRASSTSAV, from the exons ATGTGGCTTCTGGTAGCCATGTGTCTGACCTGCCTGATGCTGTGCAGTCAGGGGCAGGATCGAGCCTCCCTGCAACGCTCCAGCGACAACGACGGCCGCTGCCAGTATACCTTCACAGTGGACAGTCCAGCAGAGGCCAGCTGCCCCGGGGTTCATGGGGGCCCAGAGCTGGAGGGCATCAGGTCCCGCCTCACCCTACTGGAGGCCCTGGTGAGCAggctggtgggaggagagagagccgaGGCTGAGGGGGGGCTCCAGGAGTCCTGCTCCCCGGGGGAGAAGAACCAGCTCCTGCAGGACAAGGAGCAGCTGGACAGGCAGGTGCAGGAGCTCCAGAGGAGGGTGGACGAGATGAGCCTGGAGGCTGAGACCCTCAGACAGAGACCCTGCCACCAGCCACAGGCCCCTGGTGGCCCTCTGCAAGAACTCAACCAGAGAACAGACAGTG CCTCCGACAACGGTTCCTATCAGGAGATGAAGGCTGAGGTGACCGAGGTCCCAGCATCCCGTCTGATTCCAGAATCAGCTCAGAACTTCACAG GCTGTGGAGATTTGGTCTCGGTGGGAGAGCCTGTGCTGCACAGAAAGGCTGACGGCATCACAGGGAAGTACGGGGTGTGGCTGCAAGACCCCGAGGCCCTGGTCCCTCCTTACACTAACAAGACCGTATGGCGCATAGATACCGTAGGCAAGGACGTGCGGCAGCTGTTCGCCTACGAGGACAAGGAACAATTTGCCCGTGGATTCCCCATGAAGGTGCTGGTCCTACCGGAGCCCGTGGAGAGCACAGGGGCCACCCTGTACCGAGGCTCCTTTTACTACCAGCGCCGACGCAGCCGCACACTCCTCCGCTACGACCTGGCCTCCGAGAGCCTGGCGGCCCGCCTGGACCTGCCCCACGCTGGCTTCCATGGCCAGCACCCCTACTCCTGGGGGGGCTACACCGACATCGACCTGGCCGTGGACGAGCAGGGCCTGTGGGCCATCTACAGCACCAGCAAGGCCAAGGGAGCCATCGTGCTGTCCAGGCTGGACCCCGACAGCCTGGAGGTGAGGAAGACCTGGGAGACCAACATCCGGAAGAACACGGTGGCCAACGCCTTCATGGTGTGTGGCCGTCTGTATACGGTGGCTAGCTACACGGCGCTCAACACCACCATCAACCACGTCTTCGACACAGCCACTGGGGAAGGTCGAGCCATCGCCGTGCCCTTCCGGAACCGCTACCGCTACAATAGCATGGTGGACTACAACCACGCCCAGAGGAAGCTGTACGCATGGGACAACTTCCACATGATCACCTATGACGTGAGGCTGGGTAGAGCCAGCAGCACCAGTGCAGTCTAG
- the LOC134036106 gene encoding polyisoprenoid diphosphate/phosphate phosphohydrolase PLPP6-like, whose protein sequence is MPSPKQRRNSSRSGSISGAAVNGKFEFATVTRYRVSECPSRRRGSSCTHVSSVAQTEDFSVSLNQSIFVITFRLFLAIDLWLSKRLGVCACEDSSWGSIRPLVRLVELSGHAIPWFIGTFYCLLRSETVTEQEMMLNLVLALLLDLALVRITKTLFHRRRPVQNRSDMFSTFFEERYSFPSGHATRAAMCARFLAAQLVGTAPMRALVLAWAAMVGLSRLLLARHYVTDVSFGLAMGYCQYSLVERLWVSWACLQDLLLLLLGEGQAVV, encoded by the exons ATGCCGTCGCCCAAGCAAAGGAGGAATAGCAGTCGTAGTGGAAGTATCAGTGGGGCAGCTGTCAATGGAAAATTTGAGTTTGCTACAGTAACACGTTACCGGGTGTCAGAGTGCCCGTCCCGCCGCCGAGGCTCCAGTTGCACACATGTCTCCTCAGTAGCACAGACAGAGGATTTTTCTGTAAGCTTGAATCAGTCAATTTTTGTTATCACCTTCAGGTTGTTTTTAGCCATAGACTTGTGGCTGTCAAAGCGGCTGGGTGTGTGCGCCTGTGAGGACTCTTCATGGGGCAGCATACGACCCCTGGTGAGGCTGGTGGAGCTCTCTGGCCATGCCATTCCGTGGTTCATCGGCACCTTTTATTGTTTACTCAGAAGCGAGACCGTCACAGAACAAGAGATGATGCTGAACCTTGTATTAG CTCTCCTACTGGATCTGGCTCTGGTCAGAATAACAAAGACCTTGTTCCACCGCCGGAGGCCGGTCCAGAACCGCTCCGACATGTTCTCCACCTTCTTTGAGGAGCGTTATTCCTTTCCCTCGGGCCACGCCACACGAGCTGCCATGTGTGCCCGCTTCCTGGCGGCGCAGCTGGTGGGCACAGCCCCCATGCGGGCGCTGGTGCTGGCCTGGGCTGCCATGGTGGGACTGTCCCGTCTGCTGCTCGCCAGGCACTATGTGACAGACGTGAGCTTTGGCCTGGCCATGGGCTACTGCCAGTACAGCCTAGTGGAGAGGTTGTGGGTGTCCTGGGCCTGCCTACAAGACCTCCTGCTtctgctgctgggggagggacAAGCCGTTGTATAG
- the LOC134036107 gene encoding peroxiredoxin-6-like codes for MPGLLLGDVFPDFDAETTTGKIQFHDFLGDSWGILFSHPRDYTPVCTTELGRAAKLSSEFTKRNVKMIALSIDNVEDHCGWSKDILAYNNEEPGCVLPFPIIADSQRELAVSLGMLDPDEKDKDGMPLTARCVFIIGPDKKLKLSLLYPATTGRNFDEILRVIDSLQLTAQKRVATPADWKPGDRVMVLPNIPEDEAASLFPDGVYKKDLPSGKKYLRYTPQP; via the exons ATGCCAGGTCTCTTGCTAGGAGATGTGTTCCCTGATTTCGACGCCGAAACAACTACCGGCAAAATACAATTCCATGACTTCTTGGGTGACTC ctgGGGAATTCTGTTCTCCCACCCCCGTGACTACACCCCAGTGTGCACCACAGAGCTGGGTCGAGCTGCCAAGCTCAGTAGTGAGTTTACCAAGCGCAACGTCAAGATGATTGCCCTGTCAATCGACAATGTGGAGGACCACTGTGGCTGGAGCAAG GACATCCTGGCTTATAACAACGAAGAGCCTGGCTGTGTCCTCCCCTTCCCTATCATAGCTGACAGTCAGAGGGAGCTGGCAGTGTCTCTAGGCATGCTGGACCCTGATGAGAAGGACAAGGATGGCATGCCCCTCACAGCCCGCTGT GTGTTTATCATTGGTCCAGACAAGAAACTGAAGCTCTCCCTACTTTACCCAGCGACAACTGGACGCAACTTTGATGAGATTCTGAGAGTGATTGACTCCCTGCAGCTTACTGCACAGAAACGGGTAGCCACGCCTGCAGACTGGAAG CCTGGAGATCGTGTGATGGTTCTGCCCAACATCCCAGAGGACGaggctgcctctctctttcctgacgGGGTGTACAAGAAAGACCTGCCCTCAGGGAAGAAATACCTGCGCTACACACCCCAGCCATGA